Proteins from one Oryza sativa Japonica Group chromosome 12, ASM3414082v1 genomic window:
- the LOC107279756 gene encoding uncharacterized protein: MSAPTPRVSRSPRRQSRSPPPRRGRRRPGDAWDMVPLRRVVKEVGGSANYPILTKTNYSDWSLLMRVMLQARGLWEAVETGDVDFQEDRMALEAVLKAVPADLLPVLAVKETAKDAWDAIKTMRVGVDRVRKSKAQELRKQFDANEFKEGESVEFSVRLSGLVNNLAVLGFQLEESKVVIIRES; encoded by the exons atgtCGGCTCCGACGCCGCGCGTTTCGCGTTCGCCGCGTCGTCAAtcccgctcgcctcctccgcgccgtgGTCGCCGTAGGCCTGGCGACGCCTGGGACATGGTTCCGCTTAGGCGCGTGGTCAAGGAGGTGGGGGGCTCAGCCAACTATCCGATCCTCACGAAGACGAACTACAGCGACTGGTCCCTCTTGATGAGGGTAATGCTCCAGGCGCGCGGCCTCTGGGAAGCTGTCGAGACGGGTGACGTCGACTTCCAGGAGGATAGGATGGCGTTGGAGGCCGTCCTCAAGGCGGTCCCCGCTGATCTGCTGCCGGTACTCGCTGTCAAGGAGACGGCGAAAGACGCCTGGGATGCCATCAAGACGATGCGCGTCGGCGTCGACCGCGTCCGCAAGTCCAAAGCGCAGGAGTTGCGCAAGCAGTTCGACGCGAATGAGTTCAAGGAAGGCGAGTCCGTGGAGTTCTCCGTCCGGCTGAGTGGGCTCGTCAACAACCTTGCCGTACTCGGGTTCCAGCTCGAGGAATCAAAG GTAGTAATCATTCGTGAATCGTGA
- the LOC9268778 gene encoding uncharacterized protein: protein MEGIPILHISVVDLSALSYNKLMDDIGGRFQRRAHHNFRNVPITSNEEGWHIISLDMPESPSVQILIDQRNAYLIAIRNGAGQWFNFSDTPAPDIFNAQPILYLKADYGHLLQDWDEVTVGPPSVLDSYYRLLNFNNGLPRDHPLLHVQRRAIARLAVMFCEAARLRSVRALVSHQMDLYMNGTITSLITRKRITSWDLISGFALHCWSREQDGIGGYLQTELDKLRRIGIYAANHVAGEPDGELLLILYRQDVFANLQQPAQQQQ, encoded by the exons ATGGAA GGAATACCAATTCTCCACATCAGCGTGGTTGATTTGTCTGCTCTGAGCTACAACAAGCTGATGGACGATATTGGAGGCCGTTTTCAGCGGAGGGCACACCACAACTTCAGGAATGTTCCTATAACAAGCAATGAGGAGGGGTGGCACATAATATCTCTTGACATGCCTGAGTCACCATCTGTTCAGATACTCATTGACCAAAGAAATGCATATTTGATTGCCATCCGAAATGGTGCCGGTCAGTGGTTCAACTTCTCTGACACACCAGCCCCTGACATTTTCAATGCCCAACCTATCTTGTACCTGAAAGCAGACTATGGTCACCTTCTTCAGGACTG GGATGAGGTTACAGTGGGGCCACCGTCTGTACTTGATTCATACTACAGACTACTGAACTTCAACAATGGTCTTCCGCGTGACCACCCACTTCTTCATGTCCAAAGGAGAGCAATTGCACGCTTAGCAGTGATGTTTTGTGAAGCTGCACGCCTGAGATCAGTCAGAGCGCTCGTTTCTCACCAAATGGACCTATATATGAATGGAACGATCACAAGCCTCATTACAAGGAAGAGAATCACGAGCTGGGACCTGATTTCTGGATTTGCATTACATTGCTGGAGCCGGGAGCAGGATGGCATCGGAGGATATCTTCAGACCGAGCTTGACAAACTTCGCCGGATCGGCATCTATGCTGCAAATCATGTTGCGGGCGAACCAGATGGTGAGTTGCTGCTCATCCTTTACAGACAAGACGTGTTCGCTAACCTGCAACAGCCTGCGCAGCAACAGCAGTGA
- the LOC4352419 gene encoding protein RTF1 homolog → MPDNNNLEDLLLQAAGRTTGAGKGGGARGPSSGQGQRWSSQQQQRGRRGSSYSGGSGSDDDGGGGGDGGDSDDSDAAPTLSRKRPPSGSQVPLKKRHQPEKGGGRGGGGGGWKEGDDDDDDDDDDELDEGRRSGDDSDSAPSVGSDLYKDEDDKEQLEKMSELDREMILAERGARIDDYKLKQLARASSSSSKADKSRRDSSPPPPPSRARSSARTDRSAAKSALDELRAKRMRQQDPEGYRNRFKDLIPQSGSPPRRRAGSPPSDGSNDGDNRGRITDETRDDEFDESPSRLDPLKFDDVKSITLRRSKLVKWFMEPFFEDLVSGCFVRLGIGKSKSGTPDYRLCIVRNVDANDPDRKYKLEGYTTCKYLNVVWDNEANAARWQMTQVSDSFPSEEEFKKWLQVAEKNGVRVPTRQDVLEKKEAIQQAYNFVYSAHTVQKMLKEKKSAIRRPINVAAEKDRLRNELDMAIARRDEAEAERIRSKLNQLQKMSKPISNNEKAAKLEAMNKKNRAENFKNASEMKPVNTSLKVGEAGYDPFSRRWTRSRNYYAAKPEGESAEVPNGNDGSAVAGDEDTKNGPRGGSAATAAALVAAADAGKLVDTNAPVDLGTESNLLHNFELGISLAGLEEFGGPKGLFDGYMARKQKIEATMGYKVPDNDGRRHALTLTVSDYKRRRGLL, encoded by the coding sequence ATGCCGGACAACAACAACCTCGAGGATCTGCTGCTGCAGGCGGCGGGGCGGACGACGGGGGCGGGGAAGGGCGGCGGGGCACGGGGGCCGTCGTCGGGCCAGGGCCAGCGGTGGtcgtcgcagcagcagcagcgggggAGGCGCGGGTCGTCGTACTCCGGCGGGAGCGgctcggacgacgacggcggcggcggcggcgacgggggcgacTCCGACGACTCCGACGCCGCGCCGACCCTCTCGAGGAAGCGGCCGCCGTCGGGGTCGCAGGTGCCGCTCAAGAAGCGGCACCAGCCGGAGAAGGGcggagggagaggtggtggtggtggtgggtggaaggagggcgacgacgatgacgacgacgacgacgacgacgagctcgacgaGGGGAGGCGCAGCGGCGATGACTCAGACAGCGCGCCGTCGGTCGGGAGCGACCTGTACAAGGACGAGGACGACAAGGAGCAGCTGGAGAAGATGTCGGAGCTGGACAGGGAGATGATCCTGGCGGAGCGCGGCGCGCGGATCGACGACTACAAGCTGAAGCAGCTGGcgagggcgtcgtcgtcgtcgtccaaggCGGACAAGTCGCGGAGGGACAGcagccctccgccgccgccgagccgcgcgCGGTCGTCGGCCAGGACCGACAGGTCCGCCGCCAAGAGCGCGCTGGACGAGCTGCGGGCCAAGCGGATGAGGCAGCAGGACCCGGAGGGGTACCGTAACAGGTTCAAGGATTTGATCCCGCAGAGCGGCTCTCCGCCGAGGCGCAGGGCCGGAAGCCCGCCCAGCGACGGTAGTAATGATGGTGATAACAGGGGGAGGATCACCGATGAAACCCGGGATGATGAGTTTGATGAATCGCCAAGCAGGCTTGACCCTCTGAAGTTTGACGATGTGAAGAGTATAACCCTCAGGAGATCAAAGCTTGTGAAATGGTTCATGGAGCCGTTCTTTGAGGACCTTGTGTCTGGGTGCTTTGTGCGGCTTGGGATTGGCAAGTCAAAATCAGGGACCCCTGATTACAGGCTATGCATAGTTAGAAACGTGGATGCGAATGACCCTGACCGGAAGTACAAGTTGGAGGGCTACACGACGTGCAAGTACCTCAATGTTGTGTGGGACAATGAGGCTAATGCTGCTCGGTGGCAGATGACTCAAGTATCAGACTCCTTTCCCAGTGAAGAGGAGTTCAAGAAGTGGCTACAAGTGGCTGAGAAGAATGGTGTGCGAGTACCGACTCGGCAGGATGTATTGGAGAAGAAAGAAGCCATTCAACAGGCCTACAACTTTGTGTATTCAGCACATACTGTACAGAAGATGCTAAAAGAGAAGAAATCAGCTATCAGACGTCCTATCAATGTTGCTGCTGAGAAGGATCGGTTGAGGAATGAGTTGGATATGGCCATTGCCAGGAGGGATGAAGCTGAAGCAGAAAGGATCCGTTCAAAGCTCAATCAGCTGCAGAAGATGTCGAAGCCAATATCAAATAATGAGAAGGCTGCCAAGTTGGAGGCGATGAACAAGAAGAACCGTGCTGAGAACTTCAAGAACGCATCAGAAATGAAGCCCGTTAACACGAGTTTGAAGGTTGGAGAGGCTGGTTATGATCCCTTTTCAAGGAGATGGACAAGATCAAGAAATTACTACGCAGCAAAGCCTGAAGGAGAGAGCGCTGAAGTCCCCAACGGGAACGATGGCAGCGCAGTAGCTGGCGATGAAGATACGAAGAACGGGCCGCGAGGTGGTTCAGCAGCCACTGCAGCGGCTCTAGTGGCAGCTGCTGATGCCGGTAAGCTGGTTGATACCAATGCACCTGTAGATCTGGGAACGGAATCGAATTTGCTGCATAATTTTGAGCTCGGTATATCATTGGCCGGCCTGGAAGAATTCGGCGGTCCCAAGGGTCTCTTCGATGGTTACATGGCGAGGAAGCAGAAGATTGAAGCAACCATGGGTTACAAGGTCCCTGACAATGATGGAAGGAGGCATGCTCTAACTCTGACCGTCAGTGACTACAAAAGAAGACGGGGTTTACTCTGA
- the LOC4352420 gene encoding uncharacterized protein — protein sequence MAARRSRVAFVLVDGIGDVSIPSLRGRTPLEAAAAPGLDAVAAAGVAGLMDPVEPGLACGSDTAHLSLLGYDPRVYYRGRGAFESMGAGLAMAPGDIAFKSNFATLDESTGIIVSRRADRHFEEEGPILCAALDGLKLPSFPEYEVRVRYATEHRCGVVVKGPRLSGNISGTDPLKDNRLHLKAEPLDDSEEAKNTAAVVNELSKEITRILVSHPINAQRSAEGKNIANVVLLRGCGIRIEVPAFETKHGLAPCMVAPTKIIAGLGLSLGIDILEAPGATGDYRTLLTSKAKAIAKALSAPLDTPPRVFVPGEDEYKSGKENGYDFGFLHIKAIDDAGHDKAVKLKVLGLEAVDRAIVQLARLLWEAEKSGKYQYFLCVTGDHSTPVEYGDHSFEPVPFVLCRLRDFVGAMGEDNVINFPLDDFLLPSVKSGEDVAENIDVADRKSDQRKAFSGDSVFEFNEIAAARGCLGRFPGSEMMGIIKKFIKAKND from the exons atggcggcgaggaggagcagggTGGCGTTCGTGCTGGTGGACGGGATCGGGGACGTGAGCATCCCGTCGCTCCGGGGGCGGACGccgctggaggcggcggcggcgccggggctggacgcggtggcggcggccggggtggcGGGGCTCATGGACCCCGTCGAGCCGGGGCTCGCCTGCGGGAGCGACACGGCGCACCTCTCCCTCCTCGGGTACGACCCCCGCGTGTActaccgcggccgcggcgcgttcGAGTCCATGGGCGCCGGCCTCGCCATGGCCCCCGGCGACATCGCCTTCAAG TCAAACTTTGCTACGTTGGATGAAAGCACGGGGATCATTGTCAGCAGAAGGGCGGATCGACACTTTGAGGAGGAAGGCCCGATACTCTGTGCTGCATTGGATGGGTTGAAGCTCCCATCGTTTCCTGAATATGAAGTGAGAGTCAG ATATGCTACTGAACACAGGTGTGGTGTGGTTGTGAAAGGACCGAGGCTGAGTGGGAACATTTCTGGAACTGATCCATTGAAGGACAACCGCTTGCATCTAAAGGCTGAACCTTTGGATGATTCAGAAGAAGCTAAAAACACGGCAGCTGTGGTCAATGAGCTTTCTAAGGAGATTACACGTATACTGGTGTCCCATCCTATCAATGCACAGCGCTCTGCCGAGGGGAAGAACATTGCAAATGTTGTGTTATTGCGAGGCTGTGGTATCCGGATTGAG GTTCCTGCCTTCGAAACCAAGCATGGACTTGCACCATGCATGGTGGCTCCTACAAAGATCATAGCTGGGCTGGGGCTCTCACTGGGCATTGATATCCTTGAAGCACCTGGAGCAACTGGAGACTATCGAACTCTCTTGACTTCCAAAGCTAAAGCTATAGCCAAGGCACTGTCTGCTCCTCTGGATACGCCACCTCGTGTTTTTGTGCCTGGAGAGGATGAATATAAATCTGGAAAGGAAAATGGATATGACTTTGGGTTCTTGCACATAAAG GCCATCGATGATGCCGGTCATGATAAGGCTGTCAAGCTTAAGGTACTAGGCCTAGAGGCTGTTGATCGGGCTATCGTTCAGCTTGCAAGGCTCCTGTGGGAAGCTGAAAAGTCTGGGAAATACCAGTATTTCCTTTGTGTCACCGGAGACCACTCTACTCCAGTTGAGTACGGTGACCACAGTTTTGAACCCGTTCCTTTTGTGTTGTGCCGACTTAGAGATTTCGTAGGAGCTATGGGGGAGGACAATGTTATCAACTTCCCCCTGGACGATTTCCTGCTTCCTTCAGTTAAATCTGGAGAAGATGTGGCAGAAAACATAGATGTAGCTGATCGCAAGTCTGATCAGCGCAAAGCTTTCAGTGGCGATTCTGTCTTTGAATTCAACGAGATTGCCGCTGCAAGGGGCTGCCTTGGACGTTTCCCTGGAAGTGAGATGATGGGCATCATCAAGAAGTTCATCAAAGCGAAGAACGATTAG